The following coding sequences are from one Leptospira ellinghausenii window:
- a CDS encoding DUF4334 domain-containing protein — protein sequence MKDKKLETRFHEMRAKKNNSVEDSFALYDALDVVPLKEMMGRWHGSGFHTGHTMDGALETFNWYGKEFVDSENVHPLVFKSFGKTLFKVNPSLMPVRLATLIPSTKLWPLRYLFLLVRFLFQTKHSKARVREIEFRGKVSSAMIYDNLPIHDVFRKVNEKTLFGCMDYKGMKQPFFFVLERD from the coding sequence ATGAAAGACAAAAAGCTTGAAACAAGATTTCACGAGATGCGTGCTAAAAAGAACAACTCTGTTGAAGATTCATTTGCACTCTATGATGCATTGGATGTAGTTCCACTGAAAGAAATGATGGGGCGTTGGCATGGATCAGGATTTCATACAGGGCATACTATGGATGGAGCCTTAGAGACATTTAATTGGTATGGAAAGGAATTTGTTGATTCTGAAAATGTTCATCCTTTGGTTTTTAAATCTTTTGGAAAAACATTGTTTAAAGTAAATCCTTCATTAATGCCTGTCAGGTTAGCGACACTCATTCCATCTACAAAACTATGGCCATTACGTTACCTTTTTCTATTAGTTCGATTTTTGTTCCAAACGAAACATTCCAAAGCTCGTGTAAGAGAAATTGAATTTAGAGGAAAAGTTTCATCTGCAATGATCTACGATAATCTTCCGATCCATGACGTTTTTCGAAAGGTAAATGAAAAGACTTTGTTTGGATGTATGGATTATAAAGGAATGAAACAACCTTTCTTTTTTGTATTAGAACGTGATTGA
- a CDS encoding CoA-binding protein, whose protein sequence is MNVADSEIKSLLQSYPTITVYGLSQDPLKPSHYVPVFIREKGWNVIGTYPKEHTIGGFQIYKSLKDIPKENRTFIDVFRSSENIPEVVDEILTLGGTEVLWLQLGISHPEAEKRAENAGIKVVSNRCLIIEYKKYF, encoded by the coding sequence ATGAATGTTGCAGATTCTGAAATTAAATCCTTACTCCAATCTTATCCAACAATCACAGTGTATGGTTTAAGCCAGGATCCTTTAAAACCTAGTCATTATGTCCCTGTTTTCATTCGTGAAAAAGGTTGGAATGTCATTGGAACCTATCCCAAAGAACATACAATTGGAGGATTTCAAATCTACAAAAGTTTAAAAGACATCCCAAAAGAAAATCGGACGTTCATCGATGTATTTAGAAGTTCTGAAAACATTCCTGAGGTAGTTGATGAAATTCTAACATTAGGTGGAACGGAAGTCTTATGGTTACAATTGGGAATATCTCATCCAGAAGCTGAAAAACGAGCCGAAAACGCAGGGATCAAAGTTGTTTCCAACCGTTGCCTCATCATAGAATACAAAAAATATTTTTAA
- a CDS encoding HAD family hydrolase, with translation MKLHQKKQFWIFDMDGTLTTAQHDFLAIKQELGIPTDVDILTSLSMLPPNIKKQKQIELDKIEYKIAKLAKASHGCFEFLQTVHSQTKTLGILTRNSFVNSLETLNAAGISNFFSEQNIICRDRALPKPNPDGILYLLQQWNAKPEETIMIGDYVFDLEAGKRANVETIYIDPTGLFPFQKEANYKVTKLEEILYL, from the coding sequence ATGAAACTTCACCAAAAAAAACAGTTTTGGATTTTTGATATGGATGGCACGTTAACCACTGCCCAACATGATTTTTTAGCAATCAAACAAGAACTTGGTATCCCAACAGATGTTGACATATTGACATCCCTCTCTATGCTTCCACCTAACATAAAAAAGCAAAAACAGATAGAATTAGATAAAATTGAATATAAAATTGCAAAATTGGCAAAAGCATCACATGGTTGTTTTGAATTTTTACAAACAGTTCACTCACAAACAAAAACATTAGGCATATTAACGCGTAATAGTTTTGTAAATTCTTTAGAAACATTAAATGCAGCAGGGATTTCAAATTTTTTCAGTGAACAGAATATAATTTGCAGAGACCGTGCACTTCCAAAACCAAATCCTGACGGAATTTTGTATCTGTTGCAACAATGGAATGCAAAACCAGAAGAAACGATTATGATCGGTGATTATGTATTTGATTTAGAAGCTGGCAAAAGAGCAAATGTTGAAACTATCTACATTGATCCAACGGGATTGTTCCCTTTCCAAAAGGAAGCAAATTACAAAGTGACGAAATTAGAAGAAATCTTGTATCTATAA
- a CDS encoding sensor histidine kinase, which produces MNLIVLLNVLSLFFCLAAFVLTLRHFIKRPSFRGEGSFLILLALIPCYVNISNIFEHGLLIDYFDEYEGFFKDLYAMILLIFLYISSIKKEQKTRVAHEHQIKSDLELKSKLLTEIHHRVNNNLQIISGLMALQIESEKDEKLTSSLNLIQNRIQAIASVHKIIYGSPNLLYVNLNQIFSLILSNLKITYLKENVDIELRELVEEGLEMDLDRAIPIGLILNELVSNCFRHAFTIENKGIIEVSLGKLEEEFVLVIRDNGIGMNVESEEKGIGLMLVRNLVKQLQGTILIGTLKGLTFEIRFPIKNMNPLKI; this is translated from the coding sequence ATGAATCTAATCGTTTTGTTAAATGTTTTATCGCTATTCTTTTGTTTGGCGGCATTTGTATTAACTCTAAGACATTTCATCAAAAGACCTTCCTTCCGAGGGGAAGGGTCGTTTTTGATATTACTTGCTTTGATTCCTTGTTATGTAAACATTTCCAATATTTTTGAACATGGTTTGTTGATTGATTATTTTGATGAGTATGAAGGTTTTTTTAAAGATTTGTATGCAATGATTCTTTTGATTTTTCTGTATATCAGTTCCATCAAAAAAGAACAAAAAACGAGAGTGGCTCATGAACACCAAATTAAATCAGACCTAGAATTAAAGTCAAAACTACTAACAGAAATACACCATAGAGTGAATAATAACTTACAAATCATATCTGGGCTTATGGCCTTACAAATTGAATCTGAAAAAGATGAAAAATTGACATCATCACTCAACTTGATACAAAACCGAATTCAAGCTATTGCATCAGTTCATAAGATTATTTATGGTTCACCAAATTTACTTTATGTGAATTTGAATCAAATATTTTCTCTAATCCTAAGTAACTTAAAAATTACTTATTTGAAAGAAAATGTAGATATAGAATTGCGAGAGCTAGTGGAAGAAGGATTAGAAATGGATCTAGACCGTGCAATACCGATTGGATTGATCTTAAATGAATTGGTTTCCAATTGTTTTCGTCATGCTTTTACGATAGAAAATAAAGGAATTATAGAGGTGAGTTTAGGAAAATTAGAAGAGGAATTTGTTTTGGTCATTCGAGATAATGGGATAGGAATGAATGTTGAATCGGAGGAAAAAGGGATAGGTTTGATGTTAGTCAGGAATTTAGTAAAACAATTACAAGGAACTATTTTGATTGGAACTCTTAAAGGTTTAACTTTCGAAATTAGATTTCCAATCAAAAATATGAACCCATTAAAAATCTAA